From the genome of Halorussus caseinilyticus, one region includes:
- a CDS encoding S8 family peptidase, which produces MSDDSTQRFNRRTFLKATGAAGAAAAMSGVAAATPGREPGPKKDEILVGVSAGKGDVEAKVSQHVPGNAEVVHTNDNLRYAAVKFPSSASDKAKANFIDAVTKKDGIKYAEPNKTHTTQLSPNDPRASDQYAFKQVQSDDAWDTTLGDSSVTIAVVDTGAQYDHPDLQANYKSNPGYDHVDNDSDPYPDVPSDEQHGTHVSGCAAATVDNGTGVAGQGNTSLINGRALDENGSGSTSDIADAVEWAADQGADIINMSLGGGGYTSTMKNAVSYAVNNGALPICAAGNNGSSSVSYPAAYSECMAISAVDSNENLASFSQYGDVDLAAPGVDVLSTIPTDSYAKFSGTSMATPVTSGVAGLTLAKWSLTVSELRSHLKNTAKDIGLSSDKQGAGQVNAYNAVTTDPSNGGGGDDPTDPGDGSTTETVSGSLSSSYDYDDYEWNWEYSSPSQIVVELSGPSDADFDLYVNEGTTTAASPSNYDYRSISTDSQESVTIDNPDTSTPLQVDVDSYSGSGSYDLTFTEYQ; this is translated from the coding sequence ATGTCAGACGACAGCACGCAGCGATTCAATCGACGTACGTTCCTGAAGGCCACCGGTGCAGCTGGCGCGGCTGCTGCAATGAGTGGTGTCGCAGCAGCAACCCCCGGCCGCGAACCCGGTCCGAAGAAGGACGAAATTCTGGTCGGTGTCTCCGCCGGTAAGGGCGACGTGGAAGCCAAAGTCTCCCAGCACGTCCCCGGCAACGCGGAAGTCGTTCACACGAACGACAACCTCCGCTACGCCGCCGTGAAGTTCCCCAGCTCGGCCTCCGACAAGGCAAAGGCGAACTTCATCGACGCCGTCACCAAGAAGGACGGCATCAAGTACGCTGAGCCGAACAAGACCCACACGACCCAGCTCTCGCCGAACGACCCGCGAGCGAGCGACCAGTACGCGTTCAAGCAGGTCCAGTCCGACGACGCGTGGGACACCACGCTCGGTGACTCCAGCGTTACCATCGCCGTCGTGGACACGGGCGCTCAGTACGACCACCCCGACCTGCAGGCCAACTACAAGTCCAACCCCGGCTACGACCACGTGGACAACGACTCGGACCCGTACCCGGACGTTCCGTCGGACGAACAGCACGGTACTCACGTCTCCGGCTGTGCCGCGGCAACCGTCGACAACGGCACCGGTGTCGCCGGGCAGGGTAACACCTCGCTCATCAACGGTCGCGCGCTCGACGAGAACGGCTCGGGTTCGACCTCCGACATCGCCGACGCCGTCGAGTGGGCCGCAGACCAAGGCGCGGACATCATCAACATGTCCCTCGGTGGCGGTGGCTACACCTCCACGATGAAGAACGCCGTCTCGTACGCCGTCAACAACGGCGCGCTCCCCATCTGTGCGGCCGGTAACAACGGTTCCAGCTCCGTCTCCTACCCGGCGGCCTACAGCGAATGTATGGCCATCTCCGCGGTGGACTCCAACGAGAACCTCGCTTCCTTCTCGCAGTACGGTGACGTTGACCTCGCCGCACCCGGCGTGGACGTTCTCTCCACGATTCCGACCGACAGCTACGCCAAGTTCAGCGGTACCTCGATGGCGACCCCCGTCACGTCCGGCGTGGCCGGTCTGACCCTCGCCAAGTGGAGCCTCACCGTCTCCGAACTCCGTAGCCACCTCAAGAACACCGCGAAGGACATCGGTCTGTCCTCGGACAAGCAGGGCGCAGGTCAGGTCAACGCCTACAACGCGGTCACGACCGACCCCTCGAACGGTGGCGGCGGCGACGACCCCACCGACCCCGGCGACGGTTCGACCACCGAAACGGTCAGTGGTTCGCTGTCCAGCTCCTACGACTACGACGACTACGAGTGGAACTGGGAGTACAGCAGTCCGAGCCAAATCGTCGTGGAACTGTCGGGTCCCTCGGACGCCGACTTCGACCTCTACGTCAACGAGGGCACGACGACGGCGGCCTCCCCGAGCAACTACGACTACCGCTCCATCAGCACCGACAGTCAGGAGTCCGTCACCATCGACAACCCGGACACCTCGACGCCGCTTCAGGTTGACGTTGACTCCTACAGCGGTTCGGGTAGCTACGACCTGACGTTCACCGAGTACCAGTAA